AGCAAAGCCATTTTCGGTTATGTACATCGCCTGAGGACGGTACTCTTCGCTCACTCGCTCGACAGTCTCGTATATGCCCCTTGGGTAAACTTCCCAGCCCATGTCGCTTTTTTCGGCGTATGGATTTTCCACGTGGGCGACCTCAAGGACCGGTTCAGGGCCTTGGATTATAAGGTGTCGGGAGTAGTAGTTGATGCCTAAGAAGTCAAGAGGTTGCGCAACGAGTTCTTGCTCTTCCTTTGAAAACGGCGCTACCGTGAATCCCTTTTGCTTGTACCAGGAGAGCATGTCCTCGGGGAACTGCCCAAAAAAGAGTGGGTCGAGGAACCAGCGGTTGAGGTAACCGTCGAAACGTTTAGCTGCCTCTTTATCGGCATTCTCCTCGGTTTTCGGGTACACAGGGGCGAGGTTCAAGGTGATGCCGATGCGACCTCCAGGATTCTCTTCCCGAAAAACTTGCACTGCAAGGCCATGGGACAAGAGGAGATTTCGGGAGACGGCAAGGGCAGCCTGGAAGTCCTTTTTCCCGGGGGCGTGACGTCCCTCATAGTTGCCGACGAAGGCAACAACCCAGGGTTCGTTGTGGGTAATCCAGAGGTCTACTTTTCCCTTAAGGGCCTGGAAGACAATTCGGGCATACTCTGCAAAAGCCTTGGCGGTTTCTTTAGCTTCCCACCCTCCTTTGTCCTGGAGCGCCTGAGGAAGGTCCCAGTGGTAGAGAGTTACGACCGGGCGAATTCCCGCTTTCTGTAGGCTTTCGACAAGCCTCAGGTAGAATTCGACGCCTTTCTCGTTGACCCGTCCCTGGCCTTCGGGGAAAATTCTTGGCCAGGAGATGGAGAACCGATAGGCATCGACTCCGAGCTCCTTCATGAGGGCAATGTCCTCTTCGAAGCGGTGGTAGTGGTCACAGGCCACATCCCCAGTTGTCCCATCAAGAATCTTCCCCGGGGTGTGGGCGAAGCGGTCCCAGATGCTTTCTCCTTTACCATCTTCATTCCAGGCTCCCTCAATCTGGTACGCTGCTGTGGCGACTCCGAAAAGAAAGTCCTTTGGAAAGAAACCGAGATACCCCATATTGTATCCCCCTTGTTTTGTGGTTTGTCGCCGATTTCTTTTAAAGGGATGAGAACCCTCAGAATGGCCTTCTTGGGGCTTCTTGCCCCATCAAGTTTCGGTATCTCCTGGAGGGGAGGATTTATGACCTTCAGAACGAAGAAGTACAAATCCTCTGAACCCGGCTCCCGCACCCAAGAGGGTCTCCTGCCTGAAGAGGCAACCAGCGTCGTGGACCTTGCCGTTACCCGAAAGCCCCTGCTCTGAGAGGAGGGGTGAAGGCCCCTCCTCTCAAGCCTTGACCTCTTCGAATTCGAGCGCCGTCTTTTCGTTCATCTCCTTGAGAATTTGAGCGTTCTCCTCACCCCGATCCGGGAGCGCCAGGTAGTACGACTCTTCTCCCCGCACCTTGTAGAGGCGGACACTTTCCCCCAGGTCCTTCGCCTTCTCGAAAGCTTCGGCTGCGGATCCGCATACTAAGACCCGTCCTCCTGCTTTCGCGGCGAGGTCCTTGAGGTCCTTCATCTGCCACCCCTTCATGCCCCCACCTCCTCCCCTCTATTGTAGCGCTTTTAGCGGAGCGTGGCGACAACTTCTGCAGGGAGAACACCCCGCACAATGGAGGCAAGGTCAATGTGGCCGTTGGAGACACAGAGGGACCGGCTCACGTAGCTCCAGGATTTTCCCGAAAGCTCCTGCACCACGCCTCCTGCTTCCTCCACAAGGCACACCCCTGCGGCGACATCGTAGAAGGACACCCCAAGCTGGAGGTACCCTTCGCACCTCCCACAGGCGACGTAGGCGAGTCCCAGGGCGGCACTCCCAAAGGAACGCAGGGCTTGGCATTCGGCAAGGAGGTACTCGTAAATTGGAGCCATGACTTCAAAGCGTCGCCTCATGTGGGGGAATCCGGTGATGAAGATTGCCTCATGAAGTGCGCTCACCTGGGAAACCCGGATTCTCTCCCCGTTCAGGAAGGCCCCTTCTCCTCGGAGCGCAAAGAAGAGCTCCCCAAGAGCTGGGGCAAAGAGGACTCCAAGGATTGGCTTTCCCTCGAGGAAATAGGCGATGGAGACCGCATAGAAGGGAAGGCCGTGGATGTAGTTACTCGTTCCGTCGATGGGGTCAATCACCCAGCTGTGGGAGAAGTCCTGCAGAGGCTCTCCGCTTTCTTCTCCCCAGATGGTGTCCTCTGGAAAAGCCTTGTGCAGGGCTTCGGCAATGTACCGCTGGGCTTCTTTGTCCACCTCGGTCACTACATCGATGGGGCTTGATTTGGTTTCAATGCGCCCGAGGTTGTGGGTGCGGGAGAGCACGAATTTCCCGACGTCCTGGGCTATGCGTTTTGCAGCTTCAAGACGTTCCTTGAACACTCCGTCACTTCCTTTCATGTTCCAAGGTATGTCCCCATGGAGCGGGCAATGTCAAGAAGAGGCGAGTCCTGGGGAACAGTTTTAAGGCAAGCGATGGCCTCCTCAATCCGGGTGGGAACGATGTCCTGGCCCCGCACGGCGGGGAAGTGCCCAAATTTTCCTTCTGCCACAAGGTCCACGGCCATCGCCCCAAGGCGGGTGGCTAAGACCCGGTCAAAAGCGGTGGGTGAGCCACCCCGCTGGAGGTGTCCGAGAATCACCACCCTCGTCTCAAGGCCGGTTTTCTCCTCAATGGCCCTTCCGACCACATGGCTCACACCCCCAAGCCGAATCTGGTCGTGGCTTTCTCGCACAATCCGCTGGACCACCATATCTCCACCAAGGGGTTTTGCTCCTTCAGCTACCACGACGATGCTGAAGCGCTTCCCCTTCCTCCGACGCTCGAGGATGAAGTTGCACACTCCCTCGGTGTCGAAAGGAATCTCGGGGATGAGGATGACGTCGCCGCCTCCGGCGATGCCCCCATGGAGCGCAATCCATCCTGCGTATCGTCCCATGACCTCAACGACCATAACCCGGTGATGGGACTGGGCGGTGGTGTGAAGTCGGTCGATTGCGTCGGTCACCACGTGCACTGCCGAGTCAAACCCGAAGGTGATATCGGTGGCGTTGAGGTCGTTGTCAATCGTTTTGGGAACACCCACGACTGGGACACCAAGCTTTACAAGTTCCGAAGCAATGTGGAATGTCCCGTCGCCCCCTATGGCGATGAGGGCAGAGAGCCCAAGCTTTTCGAAGTTTCCAAGGAGGTCTCGGGAGCGATCCTCGAAAACCACCTCGTCTCCCCGGCGGACTGGGTACCGGAAGGGATTTGCCCGGTTTGAGGCTCCGAGGATTGTTCCTCCCAGGGGGAGAATACCCGAGACATCGTTGTACTCGAGGTTTCGGAATCTTCCCTCCACGAGTCCTTCGAATCCGTCGAGTATCCCTATGACCTCGTAGTCGTACTTGAGAATGGCCCGCTTGACCACCGCATGGATGACCGCATTGATTCCGGGACAGTCACCACCGCCACTTAAGACACCAATGCGACGCTTCATGGCTCACCTCCGCACGAGAGCTACTGCTCGGGTAAAACTCGAATCGATTCCCCGAGCCTTATAGGGGAAAGCGATGAGGAAGAAGGGATTTTCCTGAACCGCTTCGAGATTTGCAAGGCCCTCAAGGAGAAGGATGTGAGCCCCAAGGAGAATTTCATGGAGCTTTCGGGTTGCTTCGACATCCTTCCCAAGGCGCACGGAATTGTCGATACCGAGCATCTTCAGTCCCTTTTCCCGTATCCAGGCGGCAGCCTCAGGGGTGAAGCAGGGGAGAAGAGTCCGGTCTTTCGTTTTCTGCACCTTGGTGATTACCTCCTTGTCAAGGTTTCGGGCGATGAGAATGTCTCCTGAGGCCACTTTTCCCTCAAGCTGCTCGGCAAGCATCTCTCGGGTTATGGAACGGTCTTCAGGAACTTTCACAAGGTCGAAGAACCAGGCTCTCCCCCAGAAGGCCGAAAGAGGGAAATCGACGAGATCTTTTCCTGTCTCGAAGAAGTGGAGCGGTCCCTCAAGGTGTGTTCCCACGTGCGTATGGGTGGAGATGAGGTACTTGGTCGTCGCATCGTGGAGGAGGGCATGGGTTGTCACGAAGGGTCGCTCCTCCGTTCCTGGAGGAACAACTTCCATTGAGAGGTCTACAAGGGTGTACGCTTCAAGGGGCAGCATGGGTTCACTTCCTTTCAAGCGAGATCGTTGGAAAACTCTTCTCTGTATTTTACAATATTACTAAGCACGCGAGTCAGGAGGAGCCTATGCTCTCCTCAACTTTCTGTCACGTCCCTGCGGTAGGAGAAAAAACGGAGCGGCACATCTGGGAAGCAGGGATATGGAGCTGGGAGGATGCCTTCTGTACTCCTTTTTTCGAGCGTTCCTTCCCGAGGGCCTTTGTCTTCCAGGTGCGCTCCTTTCTCGAGAGGTCGCAGAGGCGCTTAGAACGGAATGATGCTCGCTTTTTCGAAGAGCACCTCCCCCGAAAAGAGCTCTGGCGCCTTTTCCCAGAATTTCGCCATACTGCTGTTTTCCTTGATATTGAAACCACCGGTCTCAATCCACCTGATGACTATGTCACCGCCATCACCCTCTTTGACGGGTACCACATTAAAACCTTCGTCCGGGGGATAAACCTCAAGGATTTCCTTCCTGAGGTCATGAAGTACCGGGTCATCATTACGTTCAACGGAAAATGTTTCGACCTCCCCTTTCTCGAGCGAAGCCTTGGAATACGCCTTCCTCACGTGCATCTTGACCTCCGCTACATTCTGAAGAGCCTCGGGTTCAGTGGAGGGCTTAAGGCCTGCGAACGGGCCCTGGGGATTGACCGGGGAAAACTCCGGGGCGTTGATGGGTACACGGCGGTACTCCTCTGGCGGAAGTACCAGGATGGGTGTCCTGAAGCCTTGGAGACCCTCCTGGCGTACAACGTCGCCGATACGGTGAACCTCGAGCGCCTCATGGTCTTTGCGTACAACGAGAAAATCCGTCATCTCCCCCTCCCTCAATCTCCGCTTCCTGAGCCCCGGAAGAAAATCATTGTTCCCTATCGGGTTCACGAGGAAATCCTCGATGAAGTTTTCCACGAACGTCTCCGAATGCTCTCAAGGAAGGGAGAGGTATTTCAGTGAGCATCGTTGAAGCCATTGCACGAGGGGATATTTCTGATCCCTCGTTTTTCTTAGGAATGCACAGGGAAGGAGAGGCTGTTGTCGTTCGAGTTTTTCGTCCTTTTGCGGAAAAGATTGCCGTCCTCTCCCTCGATGGAACCAGACGCTTTGAGGCCGAGCGAGTGCACCAGGAAGGCCTCTTTGTGGCCACCGTCGGCACAGGTGATCCCTTTCCTTACCTCCTTGAGATTATGGAAAATGGACAGGTCTTCCACCTCCCTGACCCCTATGCCTTTCCTCCTCTTCTCACCGATTTTGACCTTCACCTCTTCAATGAAGGGACTCATGCCCGGGCTTATGAGAAGCTCGGAGCCCATGTGCTCGAGGTCCAGGGTGTCCGGGGGGTGCACTTTGCAGTCTGGGCGCCCAATGCCTTCCGGGTGAGCGTGGTAGGGGACTTCAATCGCTGGGATGGTCGGGTACACGTCCTCCGTCCCCGGGGAAGCTCTGGGGTTTTCGAGCTCTTTGTGCCGGGAATCGGAGAGGGGGAAAAGTACAAGTTCGAGGTGAAAACGAAAGAGGGGCATCTCCTTCTGAAAGCCGACCCTTATGCCTTTTTCTCCGAGGTCCGCCCAAAAACTGCTTCTGTTGTTTTTGACCTCTCGGGATTTCCCTGGGGGGATGGGGAATGGATGGAACGCCGCCAGAGCGTCAATCTCCTCTCTTCCCCGGTGAACATCTACGAAGTGCACTTAGGGTCCTGGAAGCGGAAGCCTGATGGTTCTTTTTTGAACTATCGGGAAATTGCCGAAGAACTCGTCGCGTATGTGAAGGATATGGGGTACACCCATGTGGAATTCCTGCCTGTGGCTGAGCATCCTTTCGATGGCTCCTGGGGATACCACGTTACCGGGTACTTTGCCCCCACGAGCCGCTTTGGGAATCCAAAGGATTTCATGGCCCTGGTGGACCTCTGCCACCGCCACGGCATTGGGGTTATCCTTGACTGGGTCATTGCCCATTTCCCAAAAGACGCCCACGGTTTGGGGAGATTCGATGGCACCGCCCTCTACGAGCACCTCGATCCCCGCAGGGGGGAACATCCCCACTGGGGGAGCTACATCTTCAACTACGGCCGCTGCGAGGTGAGGAGTTTCCTTCTTTCCAACGCCTTTTTCTGGTTTGCAATCTACCACATCGATGCCCTACGGGTTGATGCGGTTGCCTCCATGCTCTATTTGGATTACGGGAGGAAGGAGGGGGAGTGGGTTCCCAACCGCTT
This region of Candidatus Caldatribacterium sp. genomic DNA includes:
- a CDS encoding beta-glucosidase, with the translated sequence MGYLGFFPKDFLFGVATAAYQIEGAWNEDGKGESIWDRFAHTPGKILDGTTGDVACDHYHRFEEDIALMKELGVDAYRFSISWPRIFPEGQGRVNEKGVEFYLRLVESLQKAGIRPVVTLYHWDLPQALQDKGGWEAKETAKAFAEYARIVFQALKGKVDLWITHNEPWVVAFVGNYEGRHAPGKKDFQAALAVSRNLLLSHGLAVQVFREENPGGRIGITLNLAPVYPKTEENADKEAAKRFDGYLNRWFLDPLFFGQFPEDMLSWYKQKGFTVAPFSKEEQELVAQPLDFLGINYYSRHLIIQGPEPVLEVAHVENPYAEKSDMGWEVYPRGIYETVERVSEEYRPQAMYITENGFASPDVPKDGSVEDDRRISYLRDHLLWVYQALEAGHPVQGYFVWSLIDNFEWAFGLSKRFGLVYMDYQTLKRLPKKSFFFYQKVIRERTLR
- a CDS encoding cyclase family protein; its protein translation is MLPLEAYTLVDLSMEVVPPGTEERPFVTTHALLHDATTKYLISTHTHVGTHLEGPLHFFETGKDLVDFPLSAFWGRAWFFDLVKVPEDRSITREMLAEQLEGKVASGDILIARNLDKEVITKVQKTKDRTLLPCFTPEAAAWIREKGLKMLGIDNSVRLGKDVEATRKLHEILLGAHILLLEGLANLEAVQENPFFLIAFPYKARGIDSSFTRAVALVRR
- a CDS encoding ribonuclease H-like domain-containing protein: MLSSTFCHVPAVGEKTERHIWEAGIWSWEDAFCTPFFERSFPRAFVFQVRSFLERSQRRLERNDARFFEEHLPRKELWRLFPEFRHTAVFLDIETTGLNPPDDYVTAITLFDGYHIKTFVRGINLKDFLPEVMKYRVIITFNGKCFDLPFLERSLGIRLPHVHLDLRYILKSLGFSGGLKACERALGIDRGKLRGVDGYTAVLLWRKYQDGCPEALETLLAYNVADTVNLERLMVFAYNEKIRHLPLPQSPLPEPRKKIIVPYRVHEEILDEVFHERLRMLSRKGEVFQ
- a CDS encoding inositol monophosphatase, producing the protein MFKERLEAAKRIAQDVGKFVLSRTHNLGRIETKSSPIDVVTEVDKEAQRYIAEALHKAFPEDTIWGEESGEPLQDFSHSWVIDPIDGTSNYIHGLPFYAVSIAYFLEGKPILGVLFAPALGELFFALRGEGAFLNGERIRVSQVSALHEAIFITGFPHMRRRFEVMAPIYEYLLAECQALRSFGSAALGLAYVACGRCEGYLQLGVSFYDVAAGVCLVEEAGGVVQELSGKSWSYVSRSLCVSNGHIDLASIVRGVLPAEVVATLR
- a CDS encoding 6-phosphofructokinase, translating into MKRRIGVLSGGGDCPGINAVIHAVVKRAILKYDYEVIGILDGFEGLVEGRFRNLEYNDVSGILPLGGTILGASNRANPFRYPVRRGDEVVFEDRSRDLLGNFEKLGLSALIAIGGDGTFHIASELVKLGVPVVGVPKTIDNDLNATDITFGFDSAVHVVTDAIDRLHTTAQSHHRVMVVEVMGRYAGWIALHGGIAGGGDVILIPEIPFDTEGVCNFILERRRKGKRFSIVVVAEGAKPLGGDMVVQRIVRESHDQIRLGGVSHVVGRAIEEKTGLETRVVILGHLQRGGSPTAFDRVLATRLGAMAVDLVAEGKFGHFPAVRGQDIVPTRIEEAIACLKTVPQDSPLLDIARSMGTYLGT
- the glgB gene encoding 1,4-alpha-glucan branching protein GlgB translates to MSVSIVEAIARGDISDPSFFLGMHREGEAVVVRVFRPFAEKIAVLSLDGTRRFEAERVHQEGLFVATVGTGDPFPYLLEIMENGQVFHLPDPYAFPPLLTDFDLHLFNEGTHARAYEKLGAHVLEVQGVRGVHFAVWAPNAFRVSVVGDFNRWDGRVHVLRPRGSSGVFELFVPGIGEGEKYKFEVKTKEGHLLLKADPYAFFSEVRPKTASVVFDLSGFPWGDGEWMERRQSVNLLSSPVNIYEVHLGSWKRKPDGSFLNYREIAEELVAYVKDMGYTHVEFLPVAEHPFDGSWGYHVTGYFAPTSRFGNPKDFMALVDLCHRHGIGVILDWVIAHFPKDAHGLGRFDGTALYEHLDPRRGEHPHWGSYIFNYGRCEVRSFLLSNAFFWFAIYHIDALRVDAVASMLYLDYGRKEGEWVPNRFGGKENLEAIDFLRFLHERVYTAFPGIATIAEESTAWPGVTLPPYLGGLGFLFKWNMGWMNDILLYMSKDPIYRKYHHGNLTFPIWYAFSENFILPLSHDEVVHGKRSLLEKMPGDDWQKFANLRLLLGLMFGYPGKKLLFMGGEFGQRREWNHDTELDWFLLDFEPHRKLHRYVRDLNHLYLREKSLWELDCRHEGFEWIDCNDAKNSVISFIRKSKDPNDFLVFVLNFTPVPRFGYRVGVPREGFYEEILNSDSELYWGSNLGNLGGVWTEAIPSHGRPFSLSLVLPPLSCCIFKWRGV